A genome region from Campylobacter concisus includes the following:
- a CDS encoding RNA pseudouridine synthase yields MPYVNKFIATADCQKAYEILLQNGFSMREAQRLIDKGRLICNGNAVSEKNAILCGDVFLINYEAEPKGLKPIFECESFAVFDKPSGVLSHPNGRHCEYSLNDEIYTLFGREASVAHRLDFETSGVIVVGKDRNSTIKLKKIFENREVLKSYVAMVKGKIEREFTINAKMDLANNYDDVKMRMQICENGKSAVTKILPIKYFDDIDTTLVRAIPLTGRQHQIRLHLFHVKHKILGEPLYGLSRPQIEKILDKEMSERERINLTGAKRLLLHSDEISFKFDKIFYNIKSKFDAESEFYRYAKESLL; encoded by the coding sequence TTGCCCTACGTAAATAAATTTATCGCTACTGCAGATTGCCAAAAAGCTTACGAAATTTTGCTACAAAATGGCTTTAGTATGAGGGAAGCACAACGCCTCATAGATAAAGGCAGGCTGATCTGCAATGGCAATGCCGTGAGCGAGAAAAATGCCATATTGTGCGGGGATGTATTTCTGATCAACTATGAAGCAGAGCCAAAGGGGCTTAAGCCTATCTTTGAATGCGAAAGCTTTGCTGTATTTGACAAGCCAAGCGGCGTGCTAAGCCACCCAAATGGCAGACACTGTGAGTACTCACTAAATGATGAAATTTACACACTTTTTGGGCGAGAAGCGAGCGTGGCACATAGGCTAGACTTTGAGACGAGTGGCGTGATAGTCGTTGGAAAAGATAGAAATTCTACAATAAAACTAAAGAAAATCTTTGAAAACAGAGAGGTTTTAAAAAGCTACGTCGCGATGGTGAAAGGCAAGATTGAGCGAGAATTTACGATCAATGCTAAGATGGATCTGGCAAACAACTACGACGATGTGAAAATGCGAATGCAAATTTGTGAAAATGGAAAAAGTGCGGTGACTAAAATTTTGCCTATAAAGTATTTTGACGACATCGATACGACTTTGGTTCGAGCCATTCCTCTCACTGGCAGACAGCATCAAATTCGCTTGCATTTGTTTCATGTGAAACACAAGATACTTGGCGAACCACTTTATGGTTTGTCACGTCCGCAGATAGAGAAAATTTTAGATAAAGAGATGAGCGAGCGTGAACGGATAAATTTAACTGGAGCAAAAAGGCTCTTGCTTCACTCGGATGAAATTTCTTTTAAATTTGATAAAATTTTTTATAACATAAAAAGTAAATTTGACGCTGAAAGCGAGTTTTATAGGTATGCAAAAGAGAGCTTACTTTAG